One window from the genome of Pseudonocardia hierapolitana encodes:
- a CDS encoding ABC transporter ATP-binding protein, with protein MNVLEARCSLTNLRVALSGRAVAVDVVDEISLELHPGEVVGLVGESGSGKTTVGTALLGYCRHGAVIERGTLMFEGQDILAMPWEQVRENRGMKIAYVPQDPGAALNPAIRIGRQIVELLELYNVGTAEERLARARAGLREVGLPDDDEFLARYPHQLSGGQVQRVALAMAFLPRPKVLVLDEPTTGLDVTTQGMVLRTMAELCRSYQVAALYVTHDLAVVANIADRVAVMYAGRIIELGPSESLFSQPAHPYTRALLDAIPHLSRARALTGIPGSTPGPGRRPSGCRFHDRCEHVQDRCREIDPPDIRVGPDHTAKCLRIGEIGTWDINRGNVADTDPSKKRDIILRVEDLRVFYGRKEVVRGVGFDVGKAEVVALVGESGSGKTTISRCVGGLHEEWTGDLTFDGRALGKGARARSVEDRKRIQYIFQNPYLSLNPRLTIAQIVARPMELFGIAKGKAARDRVVELLDAVALGPTVLDLRTDRLSGGERQRVAIARALAAEPDLLVCDEITSALDVSVQGSIVALLEDLRKTRGISMLFVTHNLALVRSIAARVQVLNGGELVESGFVVEVLDSPQQEYTKRLLSNSPAVG; from the coding sequence ATGAACGTCCTCGAAGCGCGCTGCAGCCTCACCAACCTCCGGGTGGCGCTCAGCGGACGTGCCGTCGCCGTGGACGTCGTCGACGAGATCAGCCTCGAGCTGCACCCCGGCGAGGTCGTCGGATTGGTCGGCGAGTCCGGCTCCGGCAAGACCACCGTCGGCACCGCGCTCCTGGGCTACTGCCGGCACGGCGCGGTCATCGAGCGCGGCACCCTGATGTTCGAGGGCCAGGACATCCTGGCCATGCCCTGGGAGCAGGTCCGCGAGAACCGCGGCATGAAGATCGCCTACGTTCCGCAGGACCCGGGCGCCGCGCTCAACCCGGCGATCCGGATCGGCCGCCAGATCGTCGAGCTGCTGGAGCTGTACAACGTCGGCACGGCCGAGGAGCGCCTCGCCCGCGCGAGGGCCGGGCTACGTGAGGTGGGCCTGCCCGACGACGACGAGTTCCTCGCGCGCTACCCGCACCAGCTCTCCGGCGGCCAGGTGCAGCGGGTCGCGCTGGCGATGGCGTTCCTGCCCAGGCCCAAGGTGCTCGTGCTCGACGAGCCCACCACGGGCCTGGACGTCACCACCCAGGGCATGGTGCTGCGCACCATGGCCGAGCTGTGCCGCAGCTACCAGGTGGCGGCCCTGTACGTCACCCACGACCTGGCCGTCGTGGCGAACATCGCCGACCGGGTCGCGGTCATGTACGCCGGGCGGATCATCGAGCTCGGCCCGAGCGAGTCGCTGTTCTCCCAGCCGGCGCACCCGTACACCCGGGCGCTGCTGGACGCCATCCCGCACCTGTCCCGGGCCCGCGCGCTCACCGGCATCCCCGGCAGCACGCCGGGGCCGGGCCGCCGCCCGTCCGGCTGCCGGTTCCACGACCGCTGCGAACACGTCCAGGACCGGTGCCGGGAGATCGACCCGCCGGACATCCGGGTCGGCCCGGACCACACCGCGAAGTGCCTGCGCATCGGCGAGATCGGCACCTGGGACATCAACCGGGGCAACGTCGCCGACACCGACCCGAGCAAGAAGCGGGACATCATCCTCAGGGTCGAGGACCTGCGGGTGTTCTACGGCCGCAAGGAGGTCGTGCGCGGCGTCGGCTTCGACGTGGGCAAGGCCGAGGTGGTGGCGCTGGTCGGCGAGTCGGGCAGCGGCAAGACCACGATCTCCCGGTGCGTCGGCGGCCTGCACGAGGAGTGGACCGGCGACCTGACCTTCGACGGGCGAGCCCTCGGCAAGGGCGCCCGGGCGCGCAGCGTGGAGGACCGCAAGCGGATCCAGTACATCTTCCAGAACCCGTACCTCTCCCTGAACCCGCGCCTGACGATCGCCCAGATCGTGGCCCGGCCGATGGAGCTGTTCGGCATCGCCAAGGGCAAGGCCGCCCGGGACCGGGTGGTGGAGCTCCTGGACGCGGTGGCGCTCGGACCGACCGTGCTCGACCTCCGCACCGACCGGCTCTCGGGCGGCGAGCGGCAGCGGGTGGCGATCGCGAGGGCACTGGCCGCGGAACCCGACCTGCTGGTCTGCGACGAGATCACCTCGGCGCTGGACGTGTCGGTGCAGGGCTCGATCGTGGCGCTGCTGGAGGACCTCCGGAAGACCCGCGGGATCAGCATGCTGTTCGTCACCCACAACCTCGCCCTCGTCCGTTCGATCGCGGCGCGGGTGCAGGTGCTCAACGGGGGCGAGCTCGTCGAGTCGGGGTTCGTGGTCGAGGTCCTCGACTCGCCGCAGCAGGAGTACACGAAGCGGCTGCTGAGCAACTCGCCCGCGGTCGGCTGA